TCACTGTTTTCGAATCTAAATTGGCAAATTAGCTGATTTGTTTCTGCTAATTTCACCAATTGGGGAAGAGAAAGATCTGCTAATGTAGTCGCCATAGATTCAGATATACCGAGTCGGAACATAGCAGACGCTTTTTCTTGAGAGATAAGTTTTTGGGCAAGCAGCAGATAAGAAAGATTAATATCGTATATATGCTTCAGAAAATCTGTTGTTGAGGTCATTTTTTTTCCTTTTTTAATATTAACTACATCTGTGTGCAAATAGAGCAAACATCGAGCTTAAATGTATTGCTTTAACCTAATTTTTAATAATAAGAAAAATATACTAGGCAACTGTTTGTATTCCCGCTTCATACAATCATGAAACGAATACCCAGTAAGAGGTATAAAATACACAAAAGTTAAAACTTAAATTAAATCTATTTCCTGAACACTCACA
This portion of the Providencia manganoxydans genome encodes:
- the flhD gene encoding flagellar transcriptional regulator FlhD; protein product: MTSTTDFLKHIYDINLSYLLLAQKLISQEKASAMFRLGISESMATTLADLSLPQLVKLAETNQLICQFRFENSDTIETLTRDSRVDELQQIHTGILLSTHLLQTHKANENEIARK